In Archangium violaceum, the following are encoded in one genomic region:
- a CDS encoding OmpA family protein produces the protein MDSPLKLALLTVLLCASTARAEDPVSAEQARTERVRAELDRQLQEMVTSSPPEVRLLFAGLDPAEHKLVEVHFTLDGQPLDVPPVEELGSPGPRVLTSRQVAEGPHTLVSNVVYMDASWNLFSETSGFLWNMTSTLNFQAQRGLRVDVKAVTVLVPDAKDPRLKLKLSHDVTVEMTAKLADGELPEPVPAPPTASTASSPEPRPSTADATQKGRLLVRATARRKPVGATLLVRGATQRQVALKRGARTATEVEMPPGAYTVDILAPGYLAQTRRVELAGDKKLPLGFELVRAPKRKLVQEKKNRLEPRQPLRFRMGQAAFEPRGAALLQHVVDALVRRPQRRLRIEGHSDNMEAAESERPQLSEARARAVVEWLVKAGVDPARIESAGFGDTRPKAPNLTPRGRELNRRVEFIVLEK, from the coding sequence TTGGATTCGCCACTGAAGCTCGCCCTCCTCACGGTATTGCTCTGCGCCAGCACCGCTCGCGCGGAGGATCCCGTGTCCGCCGAGCAGGCGCGCACCGAGCGGGTACGCGCCGAGCTGGACCGGCAGCTCCAGGAGATGGTGACCAGCTCGCCGCCGGAGGTACGGCTGCTGTTCGCCGGCCTGGACCCGGCGGAGCACAAGCTCGTCGAGGTCCACTTCACGCTCGATGGCCAGCCTCTCGACGTGCCTCCGGTGGAGGAGCTGGGCTCGCCCGGACCGCGGGTGCTGACCTCCCGGCAGGTGGCGGAGGGTCCGCACACGCTCGTGTCCAACGTCGTCTACATGGACGCCTCGTGGAACCTGTTCAGCGAGACCTCCGGCTTCCTGTGGAACATGACCTCCACGCTCAACTTCCAGGCGCAACGCGGGCTGCGCGTGGACGTGAAGGCCGTGACCGTGCTGGTGCCGGACGCGAAGGATCCCCGGCTCAAGCTCAAGCTGTCGCACGACGTGACGGTGGAGATGACCGCGAAGCTCGCCGACGGCGAGCTCCCCGAGCCGGTGCCAGCGCCCCCAACGGCCTCCACCGCGAGCAGCCCGGAGCCGCGGCCGAGCACCGCGGACGCCACACAGAAGGGGCGACTGCTGGTGCGAGCCACGGCGCGCCGCAAGCCCGTGGGGGCGACGCTCCTCGTGCGCGGGGCCACCCAGCGGCAGGTGGCACTCAAGCGTGGAGCCAGGACCGCCACCGAGGTGGAGATGCCACCGGGCGCCTACACGGTGGACATCCTCGCTCCCGGCTATCTCGCGCAGACGCGCCGGGTGGAGCTCGCGGGAGACAAGAAGCTGCCGTTGGGCTTCGAGCTGGTGCGTGCTCCGAAGAGGAAGCTCGTGCAGGAGAAGAAGAACCGGCTCGAGCCGCGGCAGCCGCTCCGCTTCCGCATGGGCCAGGCGGCGTTCGAGCCACGCGGGGCCGCCCTCCTCCAGCACGTCGTGGACGCCCTGGTGCGCCGCCCCCAGCGACGCCTGCGCATCGAGGGACACTCCGACAACATGGAGGCCGCGGAGTCCGAGCGCCCGCAGCTCTCCGAGGCACGGGCGCGCGCGGTGGTGGAGTGGCTCGTGAAGGCGGGAGTGGACCCGGCACGCATCGAGTCGGCGGGCTTCGGTGACACCCGGCCGAAGGCCCCCAACCTCACGCCTCGCGGACGTGAGCTCAACCGGCGCGTGGAGTTCATCGTTCTCGAAAAGTGA
- a CDS encoding MFS transporter — MATGFQAFFILWIGQWLSLLGSRLSRFALGVWLFQRTGAVADYALMAACDMVPTLVLTPFTGVLADRYDRRTVMLLADTGAALGMLVAVGLVLAGRFEPWHLYLAIVVSASAGALHSPAWSAATALIVPRAQLGRAVGLTQVGEGVADIVVPSLAGVLLVSTGIMGALVVDFTSFLAGISVLLAFRFPPVPRVAGEAPVRSVWGEVAEAWAYTAARPALVGLLVLFGFVILALCAVQVLVMPMLLARASPEAMGLVLSVSGVGALCGSVAMSVWGGPRRRVDGMLGGGAVVGLGLVVGGAVPSLLAMAVVGFVIMFCAPVVLVCHAAIWQTRVPAELQGRAFSLRRVLGACISVVTYLSVGPLVDRVLEPLLLPGGALVESVGRVIGVGQGRGSGLLFIIIGVVLVLMMALGRASRLIHNIEDALEPGAAPVPSA, encoded by the coding sequence GTGGCCACGGGCTTCCAGGCCTTTTTCATCCTCTGGATCGGCCAGTGGCTCTCCCTGCTCGGCTCGCGCCTGTCGCGGTTCGCGCTCGGTGTGTGGCTCTTCCAGCGCACGGGAGCGGTGGCGGACTACGCGCTCATGGCCGCGTGTGACATGGTGCCCACCCTGGTGCTCACGCCCTTCACCGGCGTGCTGGCGGACCGCTATGACCGGCGCACGGTGATGCTGCTGGCGGACACGGGCGCCGCGCTGGGCATGCTGGTGGCCGTGGGGCTCGTCCTCGCGGGGCGGTTCGAGCCCTGGCATCTCTACCTGGCCATCGTGGTGAGCGCGAGCGCCGGTGCGCTGCACTCCCCCGCCTGGTCCGCCGCGACGGCGCTCATCGTTCCCCGGGCGCAGCTGGGCCGGGCGGTGGGATTGACGCAGGTGGGCGAGGGCGTGGCGGACATCGTCGTCCCGTCGCTGGCGGGAGTCCTGCTCGTGTCGACGGGCATCATGGGCGCGCTCGTGGTCGACTTCACGTCCTTCCTGGCGGGAATCTCCGTACTGCTCGCGTTCCGCTTCCCGCCCGTGCCGCGCGTCGCGGGCGAGGCGCCGGTGCGCTCGGTCTGGGGCGAAGTGGCCGAGGCCTGGGCGTACACGGCCGCGCGGCCCGCGCTCGTGGGTCTGCTGGTGCTCTTCGGCTTCGTGATCCTCGCCCTCTGCGCGGTGCAGGTGCTCGTGATGCCGATGCTGCTGGCGCGGGCCTCACCGGAGGCCATGGGCCTCGTCCTCTCCGTGAGTGGGGTGGGCGCGCTGTGTGGCAGCGTGGCGATGAGCGTGTGGGGCGGGCCTCGGCGGCGTGTGGACGGGATGCTGGGCGGCGGGGCGGTGGTGGGCCTGGGCCTCGTGGTGGGCGGGGCGGTGCCGTCTCTGCTGGCGATGGCGGTGGTCGGCTTCGTGATCATGTTCTGCGCGCCGGTGGTGCTCGTGTGCCACGCGGCCATCTGGCAGACCCGGGTGCCGGCCGAACTGCAGGGCCGGGCCTTCAGCCTGCGGCGGGTGTTGGGCGCATGCATCTCGGTGGTGACCTACCTGTCGGTGGGGCCGCTCGTGGACCGGGTGCTGGAGCCGCTGCTCCTGCCCGGTGGGGCGCTCGTCGAGAGCGTCGGGCGCGTCATCGGCGTGGGGCAGGGCAGGGGCTCCGGCCTGCTCTTCATCATCATTGGCGTGGTGCTGGTGCTCATGATGGCACTGGGCCGCGCATCGCGCCTCATCCACAACATAGAAGACGCGCTGGAGCCAGGTGCCGCCCCGGTGCCGAGCGCATAG
- a CDS encoding putative metal-binding motif-containing protein — translation MKRVALALSLVLVGCSQDPGAIQAVIQIDPQLPASCIALDVVSNDGTVLHSRLIARRADRNELRIAIFRGDLPQELQLRARALWGANCQDEKALSFNGRSRSYEARFDPEQIHTIPIELLRPSLSEDADQDGFISDQSGGPDCDDDRTPRNPSAQEVCDGSEDLNCNGNRGCDDATCSPTACAWMPTSLAFTSPPRQARAGQCSGPFVVQRNDSKNDPAAPQLATPVALENTLPAGTTLHADSDCTRPLSSPSIAPGSSTLSFYVRGTRPGAGELTATSSGFQPATLGHTLIPGLVSKLVFTSPPRTPKAGECAPITVERRDEFDNPTSGTVQALTLTPVPSAQAALYQDASCATPLTSPTFSAQDSALTFYFRATRADSFEVSASALEVTGDKQKQTVKPGEPKKLVLGPTTGQTLLAGECSSSVTVGIRDEFDNVTSIPGGTTLTLNAQPAEGFGFYTDTQCAGATTSTLNLPDGVTDTGFRFKGRTGGTVEITVSASASTLAQAKQSETVVPAVRRGECLLKNGDTSVDCALPIPLRNRDQAFLIFQASTSNNTPGSAFVRCALPDNNKITCDRDSNQGNAFIQWQVVELLRGLRVQHRLVTCTGLTTSVNITTVQPEKTFVLFSVAQAGTTVDSNDVVMAQLANNTRVDITNQGGCAPTRYALQVVELDGLSVTRGVTASMNANKSSVDVSGLATADSNHSVLLSSLNTLVANTEICNRMVRGEIVNDTQLRFSRSAGNTSCDLGNAISSIVWERITFPSHVLVQTSTLTANGGSNNATATLPTVVDPTRTLLLSSSQGFSGQGGGESGHRGDDIIGVATGRLRFTPDGRLEILRDNSSDAAKWTSYAVQLEP, via the coding sequence ATGAAACGAGTCGCCCTCGCCCTCAGCCTCGTGCTCGTCGGCTGCAGCCAGGATCCAGGAGCCATCCAGGCCGTCATCCAGATCGATCCCCAGCTGCCCGCGAGCTGCATTGCCCTGGACGTGGTCTCGAATGACGGGACGGTCCTGCACAGCCGACTGATCGCCCGTCGCGCCGACCGGAACGAGCTGCGCATCGCCATCTTCCGGGGCGACCTGCCCCAGGAGCTCCAGCTCCGGGCCAGGGCCCTGTGGGGCGCCAACTGCCAGGACGAGAAGGCGCTGAGCTTCAACGGACGGAGCAGGAGCTACGAGGCGCGCTTCGATCCGGAGCAGATCCACACCATCCCCATCGAGCTGCTACGGCCTTCCCTCTCCGAGGACGCGGACCAGGACGGCTTCATCTCCGACCAGAGCGGTGGCCCGGACTGCGACGATGACCGGACGCCTCGCAACCCCAGCGCCCAGGAGGTGTGCGACGGCAGCGAGGACCTCAACTGCAACGGGAACCGAGGCTGTGACGATGCCACGTGCTCGCCCACGGCCTGCGCCTGGATGCCCACCTCGCTCGCCTTCACCAGCCCCCCGAGACAGGCGCGCGCGGGCCAGTGCTCGGGGCCGTTCGTCGTGCAGCGCAACGACTCCAAGAACGACCCGGCGGCGCCCCAGCTCGCCACCCCTGTCGCGCTCGAGAATACGCTCCCGGCCGGCACCACCCTCCACGCGGACTCGGACTGCACACGTCCCCTGTCGTCGCCCTCCATCGCTCCGGGTAGCAGCACCCTCTCCTTCTACGTGCGCGGCACCCGCCCCGGGGCCGGAGAGCTGACCGCCACGTCCAGCGGGTTCCAGCCGGCCACCCTGGGCCACACCCTCATCCCGGGACTGGTGTCGAAGCTCGTCTTCACCTCTCCACCGCGGACCCCGAAGGCGGGCGAGTGCGCCCCCATCACCGTCGAGCGGCGCGACGAGTTCGACAACCCCACCTCCGGGACGGTCCAGGCCCTCACCCTCACGCCCGTGCCCTCGGCGCAGGCCGCCCTCTACCAGGACGCGAGCTGTGCCACGCCCCTCACCTCCCCGACCTTCTCCGCTCAGGACTCGGCGCTCACCTTCTATTTCCGCGCCACCCGTGCGGACTCGTTCGAGGTCTCGGCCTCGGCGCTCGAAGTCACCGGCGACAAGCAGAAGCAGACCGTGAAGCCCGGCGAACCCAAGAAACTGGTCCTCGGCCCCACCACCGGGCAGACCCTGCTGGCGGGTGAGTGCTCGAGCTCCGTGACCGTGGGGATCCGGGACGAGTTCGACAACGTGACCTCCATCCCGGGAGGCACCACCCTCACCCTGAATGCCCAGCCGGCGGAGGGCTTCGGTTTCTACACGGATACCCAATGCGCGGGCGCCACCACCTCCACGCTCAACCTTCCCGACGGAGTCACCGATACGGGCTTCCGCTTCAAGGGGAGGACCGGCGGGACGGTGGAGATCACCGTGTCCGCGTCCGCATCGACGCTCGCCCAGGCGAAGCAGTCGGAGACGGTGGTTCCCGCGGTCCGCCGGGGCGAGTGCCTCCTGAAGAACGGTGACACGAGCGTCGATTGTGCCCTGCCGATTCCGCTGCGCAACCGCGACCAGGCCTTCCTCATCTTCCAGGCCAGCACCAGCAACAACACTCCCGGCTCCGCGTTCGTCCGCTGCGCGCTGCCCGACAACAACAAGATCACCTGCGACCGCGACAGCAATCAGGGAAACGCCTTCATTCAATGGCAGGTGGTCGAACTCCTCCGCGGCCTGCGCGTCCAGCACCGACTGGTGACTTGCACGGGCCTGACGACCTCCGTGAACATCACCACGGTGCAGCCGGAGAAGACCTTCGTCCTCTTCAGTGTCGCGCAAGCCGGAACAACGGTCGACTCCAACGACGTCGTGATGGCCCAGCTCGCCAACAACACCCGGGTGGACATCACCAACCAGGGGGGCTGCGCCCCCACCCGCTACGCCCTGCAGGTCGTGGAGCTCGATGGCCTCTCGGTGACCCGGGGGGTGACGGCGTCCATGAACGCCAACAAGAGCTCGGTCGATGTGTCGGGCCTCGCCACGGCGGATTCCAACCACTCCGTGTTGCTGTCCAGCTTGAATACCCTGGTCGCCAACACCGAGATCTGCAACCGCATGGTGCGGGGCGAGATCGTCAACGACACCCAGCTGCGCTTCTCTCGCTCGGCGGGCAACACGTCGTGCGACCTCGGCAACGCCATCTCCTCCATCGTCTGGGAGCGCATCACATTCCCCTCCCATGTTCTCGTCCAGACCAGCACGCTGACCGCGAACGGTGGCTCCAACAACGCCACCGCGACCCTCCCCACGGTGGTGGATCCCACCCGGACCCTGCTCCTCTCCAGCAGCCAGGGCTTCAGCGGTCAGGGAGGCGGCGAGAGCGGACACAGAGGCGATGACATCATCGGCGTGGCCACCGGGCGGCTCCGGTTCACCCCCGACGGCAGGTTGGAGATCCTCCGCGACAATTCCTCGGATGCCGCGAAGTGGACCTCCTACGCCGTCCAGCTCGAGCCCTAG
- a CDS encoding TIGR02265 family protein has product MDSPQELERRLALVRPEDTACGYFFNCALDEVRRQDDEAVLKRCIEVLGQEKFAAFFNYPISSLLRLLYTAAWGLSEKHGGFERALRHLGRNVAQEFLRNTVGRTMLLLAGRNPKRLAEGLPSAYRTGWQHGISTVQWMGPGQYTAFIHGNVIPYPYFEGVLSEVLMATGVANVKVTGQQIGPADSEFALTWG; this is encoded by the coding sequence ATGGATTCGCCACAGGAGTTGGAACGACGGCTGGCGTTGGTCAGGCCCGAGGACACCGCGTGCGGCTACTTCTTCAACTGTGCCCTGGACGAGGTCCGGCGTCAGGACGACGAGGCGGTGTTGAAGCGCTGCATCGAGGTGCTCGGGCAGGAGAAGTTCGCCGCCTTCTTCAACTACCCCATCAGCTCCCTGCTCCGGCTGCTCTACACCGCGGCGTGGGGCCTGAGCGAGAAGCACGGCGGCTTCGAGAGAGCCCTGCGGCACCTCGGGAGAAACGTGGCCCAGGAGTTCCTGCGGAACACGGTGGGCAGGACGATGCTGTTGCTGGCGGGGAGGAACCCCAAGCGTCTGGCCGAGGGCCTGCCGTCCGCCTACCGGACGGGCTGGCAGCATGGGATCAGCACGGTGCAGTGGATGGGCCCCGGGCAGTACACCGCCTTCATCCACGGCAATGTCATTCCCTACCCCTACTTCGAGGGAGTGTTGAGTGAGGTACTCATGGCCACGGGAGTGGCCAACGTGAAGGTCACGGGCCAGCAGATCGGCCCCGCGGACAGCGAGTTCGCGCTCACCTGGGGCTGA
- a CDS encoding FkbM family methyltransferase, translating to MYTFRTLFRTHGVKPGGLIYAGAHVGENLGAFLDAGFESVLAIEPNPEDFSKLARLESQRIRCVNNALSDSDGACTYFMIPGVPTLNSLLEPDYDYWVRQVGKEAADAHAPAKVQVEALRLDTLMERHGLAGRYNVLYMNIQGGELKALRGAPRTLQDIDTLFAEVNFEKRYTGCVLFDELDAFLRDNGFRLMYLEKFPHSAGEHGEALYRRISSLPRPTLEPTSDLEAR from the coding sequence ATGTACACCTTCCGCACTCTCTTTCGGACCCATGGCGTGAAGCCCGGCGGTCTCATCTACGCTGGCGCTCACGTTGGTGAGAACCTCGGCGCCTTCCTGGACGCTGGCTTCGAGTCGGTGCTCGCCATCGAGCCCAACCCGGAGGACTTCTCCAAGCTCGCGCGGCTCGAGTCCCAGCGCATCCGCTGCGTCAACAACGCCCTGTCGGACAGTGATGGGGCGTGCACCTATTTCATGATCCCCGGTGTCCCCACGCTCAACTCGCTGCTCGAGCCGGACTACGACTACTGGGTCCGGCAGGTGGGCAAGGAGGCCGCGGACGCGCACGCTCCGGCGAAGGTGCAGGTGGAGGCACTCCGGCTCGACACCCTGATGGAGCGGCACGGGCTGGCGGGTAGGTACAACGTGCTCTACATGAACATCCAGGGCGGCGAGCTGAAGGCGCTGCGCGGTGCGCCCCGGACGCTCCAGGACATCGACACCCTCTTCGCCGAGGTGAACTTCGAGAAGCGCTACACGGGCTGCGTGCTCTTCGACGAGCTGGACGCGTTCCTGCGCGACAATGGCTTCCGCCTCATGTACCTGGAGAAGTTCCCGCACTCGGCGGGCGAGCACGGCGAGGCGCTCTACCGGCGCATCTCCTCGCTGCCGCGGCCGACGCTGGAGCCCACGTCCGACCTGGAGGCGCGCTAG